The sequence GTCAAAGAACAGGCTGATCCAGATGCTAACTTTTCTACTGTTGCTTCACCAAACCCAGAAGAACATGCGGCTTTTGAGTTAGCCATTCGAGATGGAAAAGAAGTAGATGCAGATATATTAATAGCAACAGATCCAGACGCAGACCGCGTTGGTGTAGCCGTTAAAAAACCTGATGGAGAGTATGTCCTACTGACCGGGAATCAAACTGGTGCCATAATGTTGAACTATATATTAAGTCAGAAAAGTGAAAAGAACACACTTCCTGAAAATGGAATTGTCTTTAAAACGATTGTAACTTCTGAGCTTGGACGTCAAATAGCCCAAAAGTACAATATGGCAACAGAAGATGTTTTAACAGGATTTAAGTTTATTGGAGAGAAAATTAAACAATATGAGCAGTCAAAAGATTATACATTCGTCTTTGGTTATGAAGAAAGCTATGGGTATTTAATTGGAGACTTCGCTCGTGATAAAGATGCTATTCAAGCGGTATTGATTGCGACGGAGGCAGCAGCATACTATAAAAAACAAGGGAAAACACTTTACGATGTTTTACTTGACCTATATGAAGAGCATGGATTCTATAAAGAAGGAATGAAATCACTTACGTTAAAAGGAAAGCAAGGAGCGGAACAAATCCAATCGATTTTACTTTCATTACGGGAAGAACCAATCAAAGAACTAGCTGGAATAAAGGTTTCTTCCATTGAAGATTACTCAACGTCTATCCGTAATGACCTAACATCTACAAAGCAAACAACAATCAATTTACCGAAATCTAATGTGCTGAAATACTTTTTAGAGGATGGCTCATGGTTCTGTATCCGCCCATCGGGAACAGAGCCGAAAGTGAAATTCTATTTGAGTGTAATGGATGATTCATTACAAAATAGTGATAAAAAACTTGAAAAGTATATGAAAGCATTAATGGAAAAGGTAAATGGTCTCCTTCATACTAACTAGTAATAAATGTAGGAAACCTTTCTATTTAAAAGGAGAGAGTTTTAGATGAAAGATCAAGTTGCGATTGTGACTGGTGCCTCTAGAGGTATTGGAAAGGAAATTGCATATCAGCTTGCTGAACAAGGTGCAAAACTTGTGTTAATAGGAAGTTCTGATGAAATCTTTGCATCAGCAGAAGATATAAAGGCTCGTGGGTATGAACATGTACTCCCCATAAAAGCAAATGTTGCAGATGAGGAAGCTGTTCAAGGAGCGATAAATAAAACACTCGAGAAATTTGGAACAATTGATTTATTAATAAATAATGCAGGAGTAGGTTTTTTCAAGCAGGTTGAAGAAGTAACGGTTGATGAATGGAAGCATCTGTTCGAAGTAAATGTGCAAGGTGTCTTTATTCTCTCGAAAGCGGTGCTACCAACGTTGAAAGAGAAGAAAGGCGGAACGATTCTTACTATTTCTTCAGATGTAGCAAGGTATACGATTCCTAATGGCGCAGCTTATACAGCATCGAAATATGCCGTTCAAGGCTTCTCTGGCTCACTTGCTCAAGAAGTTCGTGAATATGGAATTCGTGTTGGAACCGTAAATCCAGGAATGGTGGATACGTACTTTGCTG is a genomic window of Bacillus spongiae containing:
- a CDS encoding SDR family oxidoreductase, translated to MKDQVAIVTGASRGIGKEIAYQLAEQGAKLVLIGSSDEIFASAEDIKARGYEHVLPIKANVADEEAVQGAINKTLEKFGTIDLLINNAGVGFFKQVEEVTVDEWKHLFEVNVQGVFILSKAVLPTLKEKKGGTILTISSDVARYTIPNGAAYTASKYAVQGFSGSLAQEVREYGIRVGTVNPGMVDTYFAGSNQGSPDKEEWLKVKDIASAVVYMASAPKHMVIDEMVIHPLVQQYPIA
- a CDS encoding phospho-sugar mutase, whose amino-acid sequence is MNWKDIYQKWIKDNQLDQELRSQLMNIKDESLLEDAFYKNLEFGTGGMRGEIGPGTNRMNLYTVRKASEGLARYIEKHGEEAKKRGVVIAFDSRHKSPEFSMEAAKTLATHGIQTYIFESLRSTPELSFALRYLKAFSGIVVTASHNPPEYNGYKVYGDDGAQLPPKEADKVIAMVNKVENELAIQVESEDVLKERGLIKVIGEEIDQSYLEHLLSISENPQAAKETSLRVVFTPLHGTAKMMVNRVFDALEYEHVYIVKEQADPDANFSTVASPNPEEHAAFELAIRDGKEVDADILIATDPDADRVGVAVKKPDGEYVLLTGNQTGAIMLNYILSQKSEKNTLPENGIVFKTIVTSELGRQIAQKYNMATEDVLTGFKFIGEKIKQYEQSKDYTFVFGYEESYGYLIGDFARDKDAIQAVLIATEAAAYYKKQGKTLYDVLLDLYEEHGFYKEGMKSLTLKGKQGAEQIQSILLSLREEPIKELAGIKVSSIEDYSTSIRNDLTSTKQTTINLPKSNVLKYFLEDGSWFCIRPSGTEPKVKFYLSVMDDSLQNSDKKLEKYMKALMEKVNGLLHTN